TGTGCCAGGTTCGCATGAGCATACACGCTCGTGACCACCGTCCACGGCGCGATCGAAACGGGCGCCGACAGCACGAACAGAACCGCCGCAAGCCCTGCCAGCGCCGTGAGACGCTGGAGAATGTACACGATGACGAACGCGGCGAGCGTCTCGAGCGTTGGACTGCGACGGAGCGACGACACATCCCCCAGTTACAACTCTCAATATATAAACGGAGAAGATAGCGTGTGAGATGGGCTCGTGCCCGTGTGACGCCTTAGCGCTTCAGTCTTCCAGGACGATCTCGATGCTCACGTCGTTGGGCACCTGAATGCGCATGAGCTGGCGGAGCGCGCGTTCGTCGGCGTCGATGTCGATGAGACGCTTGTGGACGCGCATCTCCCAGTGCTCCCAGGTCGCCGTGCCCTCTCCGTCCGGGGACTTTCGCGACGGAACCTCCAGCGTCTTCGTCGGAAGCGGGATCGGGCCCGCCAGCGAGACGCCGGTCGAATCGGCGATCTCGCGGACGTCCTTACAGATGTCGTCGAGGTCCTCGGGGCTGGTACCCGCGAGGCGGACGCGTGCCTGCTGCATCGATTATCGCTCGTTGACCTCGAGCACCTTGCCGGCGGCGATGGTCTGACCCATGTCGCGGATGGCGAAGGAGCCGAGCTCCGGGATCTCCGAGGACGGTTCGATGCTGAGCGGCTTCTGCGGGCGCACGGTGACGACCGCGGCGTCGCCGGACTTGATGAAGTCCGGGTTCTCCTCGGCGACCTCACCCGAGGCGGGGTCGATCTTCTGGTCGATCGACTCGATGGTACACGCCACCTGTGCGGTGTGGGCGTGGAACACCGGGGTGTAGCCCGCGGTGATGACGCTCGGGTGCTGCATCACGACGATCTGTGCGCTGAACGTCTCGGCGACCGACGGCGGGTCCTCGGCGGGACCACAGACGTCGCCGCGGCGGATGTCGTCCTTGCCGATGCCGCGGACGTTGAAGCCGACGTTGTCGCCGGGGCCGGCC
The Halalkaliarchaeum desulfuricum DNA segment above includes these coding regions:
- the rpsJ gene encoding 30S ribosomal protein S10 — its product is MQQARVRLAGTSPEDLDDICKDVREIADSTGVSLAGPIPLPTKTLEVPSRKSPDGEGTATWEHWEMRVHKRLIDIDADERALRQLMRIQVPNDVSIEIVLED